One Chitinispirillum alkaliphilum genomic region harbors:
- a CDS encoding Iron(III) dicitrate transport ATP-binding protein FecE: protein MVSVQNILEMNNVYAGYGSGEILQGVSFSVQVNEKWAILGRNGTGKSTLIKLIAGILQTRRGTVFVNGQNILRYPSKKRARTMAYVPQKPDGIIPYSVHDFVMLGRYSLMGPLGVASREDRVAVSEAMDLCDIVHLQNRMMSTLSGGEFQRVLLASSVAQQTPILLLDEPTSSLDPAHERLFFDALSRIHQKRELTVIMITHDINTAMIHCTHVCALLNGKVAFKGSCEEFRNECPLILDKIFGVNFHEYVCKGEQTHAYGAWGLQCHL, encoded by the coding sequence ATGGTATCTGTTCAAAATATCCTTGAGATGAATAATGTATATGCAGGGTATGGCTCCGGAGAAATTTTACAGGGAGTTTCATTTTCGGTTCAAGTAAATGAGAAGTGGGCTATACTTGGCCGCAATGGCACAGGTAAATCTACGCTTATCAAGCTCATTGCTGGTATACTGCAGACACGCAGAGGTACGGTTTTTGTAAATGGGCAGAATATTCTCAGGTACCCTTCCAAAAAGCGTGCCCGGACTATGGCTTATGTACCACAAAAACCGGATGGAATCATTCCATATTCAGTGCATGACTTTGTGATGCTTGGTAGGTATAGTTTGATGGGACCACTGGGAGTTGCATCCAGGGAGGATCGTGTTGCAGTTAGTGAGGCAATGGATCTGTGTGATATAGTACATCTTCAAAACAGGATGATGAGCACGTTAAGCGGAGGTGAATTTCAAAGAGTGCTACTGGCTTCAAGTGTGGCTCAGCAAACTCCGATTCTTCTTCTCGATGAACCGACATCATCTCTTGATCCTGCACACGAACGCCTCTTTTTTGATGCGCTCAGCAGAATTCATCAAAAACGTGAACTAACAGTCATTATGATAACTCATGATATTAACACTGCAATGATCCATTGCACTCATGTATGCGCTCTTTTAAACGGAAAAGTAGCATTCAAGGGAAGCTGCGAAGAGTTCAGAAATGAATGCCCGCTCATTCTTGATAAAATATTCGGTGTAAATTTCCACGAATACGTATGTAAAGGGGAACAAACACACGCTTATGGAGCCTGGGGGTTACAATGCCATCTCTGA
- a CDS encoding Iron(III) dicitrate transport system permease protein FecD, giving the protein MPSLKRAYVMIPLLILISVLSLFITPGIGITWISPLDILHNNDLRYIFFSIRIPRTLTAFFAGGGLAIAGMIYQAIFRNPLACPHILGVSSGASLGAALCIVAGAAGSVYGLPIVTFGAFTGAVLSVLIVCLFAWSYESNSSTLLLAGVVVATVCSGLIMFIHLIGGIHKSFQILRWIMGGVDGVSYPLLILMLAPLMVFFGITAVLTPRLDLFLTGDDIAHSRGINVRASRNILIISTALAVGAVVAACGPIGFVGIIAPHACRMMIPGIRHRLLSLCSFLLGGTFLVLADTLARSLAPPAEIPVGIITSLLGGPFFLIVLARRKKRYLM; this is encoded by the coding sequence ATGCCATCTCTGAAAAGAGCATATGTGATGATCCCACTATTAATTTTAATCTCTGTTTTGTCATTGTTTATAACTCCTGGAATTGGGATTACCTGGATCTCTCCTCTGGACATTTTACATAACAATGACCTCCGTTATATTTTCTTTTCTATTCGTATACCACGTACCCTGACAGCTTTTTTCGCTGGCGGTGGTCTTGCAATAGCCGGCATGATCTACCAGGCAATATTTCGCAATCCCCTTGCATGTCCCCATATTCTGGGTGTCTCAAGTGGCGCATCACTGGGAGCTGCATTATGTATTGTCGCAGGGGCCGCAGGCTCCGTTTATGGTTTGCCAATTGTAACTTTTGGAGCATTTACCGGTGCAGTACTTTCGGTGCTTATCGTATGTCTGTTTGCCTGGAGCTATGAAAGTAACTCAAGCACACTTCTGCTGGCAGGAGTAGTAGTCGCAACTGTATGCTCGGGGCTGATAATGTTTATTCATCTGATCGGCGGAATTCACAAATCTTTTCAGATACTTCGCTGGATCATGGGCGGGGTGGATGGAGTAAGCTATCCACTTTTAATCCTGATGCTTGCACCTCTTATGGTGTTCTTTGGTATTACTGCGGTTCTGACACCAAGGCTCGATCTTTTTTTGACTGGTGATGATATCGCACATTCGAGAGGAATAAATGTAAGGGCAAGCAGAAATATACTGATCATCTCAACAGCTCTTGCGGTAGGTGCAGTTGTGGCTGCGTGCGGGCCAATAGGCTTTGTGGGAATTATCGCTCCGCATGCCTGCAGAATGATGATACCTGGTATCCGGCATCGCCTCCTCTCATTGTGTTCATTTTTACTTGGGGGAACGTTTCTTGTGCTTGCTGATACTCTTGCAAGATCTCTTGCTCCGCCGGCAGAAATTCCTGTTGGAATTATAACCTCTCTTTTGGGAGGTCCGTTTTTCCTTATAGTGCTTGCAAGAAGAAAAAAACGTTATCTGATGTAA
- a CDS encoding periplasmic binding protein → MKRHHIFTVIIAFSLSFWYCSESDKPVSKSPERIISLAPSITETLFALGLGEKIIGITSYCKYPPQTEQIEKIGGYADANLERIITLRPDVVVMTSEHEKQRVYLERFGINTLVVENHSSAAICSSFSLIGRYCGITDMSDSLVAYFKNKMEWLEIAGNQNPPKILICVGRDNPGAGRIGSIFAAGKSTFYNDLIEAAGGVNAYSLPSPSYPRLSPEGIMSLAPDIIIDIAPSMGDYTCSLLVEDWYSLSRVPAVRKGNVFCLSGDYATIPGPRILLLLDDIREIISDLVVIEER, encoded by the coding sequence ATGAAACGACATCATATATTTACAGTAATTATTGCTTTTTCTTTGTCTTTTTGGTATTGCTCAGAGTCTGACAAACCAGTTTCTAAGTCTCCTGAACGGATTATATCTCTTGCCCCCAGTATAACAGAAACCCTTTTTGCACTTGGACTTGGCGAAAAGATAATTGGTATCACCTCCTACTGCAAATACCCGCCTCAAACCGAACAGATAGAAAAAATCGGTGGTTATGCAGATGCCAACCTCGAGAGGATCATTACTCTGAGGCCAGATGTGGTTGTTATGACAAGTGAACATGAGAAACAGAGAGTGTATCTTGAGCGCTTTGGCATTAATACACTGGTGGTTGAAAACCATTCAAGTGCAGCAATATGCAGCTCCTTTTCACTGATAGGCCGGTACTGTGGAATAACCGATATGTCTGACAGCCTTGTAGCCTACTTTAAAAACAAGATGGAATGGTTGGAAATCGCAGGAAATCAAAATCCACCGAAAATTCTCATCTGTGTTGGCAGAGATAATCCGGGAGCCGGAAGGATTGGAAGTATATTTGCAGCCGGGAAGAGCACTTTTTATAACGATCTTATAGAAGCCGCGGGAGGCGTAAATGCATATTCTTTACCCTCACCATCATATCCCAGGCTTTCTCCTGAAGGTATCATGTCACTTGCACCCGACATAATAATCGATATCGCACCCTCTATGGGAGATTACACCTGCAGCCTGCTTGTGGAAGACTGGTATTCACTCTCAAGAGTACCAGCTGTAAGAAAGGGAAATGTTTTCTGTCTCTCCGGGGATTATGCAACTATTCCCGGGCCAAGAATACTTCTTCTGCTTGATGACATAAGAGAGATAATATCTGATTTAGTAGTAATTGAAGAAAGATAA